One Actinoplanes missouriensis 431 DNA segment encodes these proteins:
- a CDS encoding helix-turn-helix domain-containing protein translates to MAKDVLAAVGPRLRELRQQRDLTLTQVAETTGISVSTLSRLESGSRKPTLELLLPLAQAYHVGLDELVDAPETGDPRVRARPIVRFGRTIVPLSRRPGGQQAFKMIIPAREPAHTELKTHEGYEWLYVLSGTVRLLLGEHDLLLEAGEAAEFDTRLPHLVLNGGTVPAEVISIFGPQGERVHVRARSA, encoded by the coding sequence ATGGCAAAAGACGTCCTCGCCGCGGTCGGTCCCCGGCTGCGCGAACTCCGCCAGCAGCGGGACCTCACGCTCACCCAGGTCGCCGAGACCACCGGCATCTCGGTGAGCACGCTGTCCCGCCTCGAGTCGGGCAGCCGCAAACCCACCCTCGAACTGCTGCTGCCGCTCGCCCAGGCGTACCACGTGGGCCTCGACGAGCTGGTCGACGCCCCGGAGACCGGTGATCCCCGGGTGCGGGCGCGGCCGATCGTGCGTTTCGGGCGGACGATCGTGCCGCTGTCCCGCCGGCCCGGCGGCCAGCAGGCGTTCAAGATGATCATCCCGGCCCGGGAGCCGGCGCACACCGAACTGAAGACCCACGAGGGGTATGAGTGGCTCTACGTGCTCTCCGGGACCGTCCGGTTGCTGCTCGGCGAGCACGATCTGCTGCTGGAGGCGGGTGAGGCAGCCGAGTTCGACACCCGGCTGCCGCACCTCGTGCTCAACGGCGGAACCGTGCCGGCCGAGGTGATCAGCATCTTCGGCCCGCAGGGTGAACGGGTGCACGTGCGCGCACGGTCAGCGTGA
- a CDS encoding phosphoglycerate dehydrogenase: protein MKVLLPDTIELDLPLDTVVYAVGEPIPDEHTDAEVLVTWGNPAGTLADAARRLTKLRWVQSLAAGPDMVLEAGFAPDVLVTAGLGLHDHTVTEHTLAMVLAAARRLNLLVRAQIGRRWAEELGGIQPVRQPVAFRTLRDANVVIWGFGGIAGTLAPLLTALGARVTGVARSAGTRHGFPVVTADDLPWLLPATDLLISILPATPATVRAIDARILNYLQPHAWVVNVGRGATLDEVALLNAIRSGRLAGAALDVFATEPLPESSGLWDEPNVIITPHAAGGRPIGAEQLIMENVAAYREGRPLRNLVSR, encoded by the coding sequence ATGAAGGTTCTGCTGCCCGACACCATCGAGCTCGACCTCCCGCTGGACACCGTCGTCTACGCGGTCGGCGAGCCCATCCCCGACGAACACACCGACGCCGAGGTCCTGGTCACGTGGGGCAACCCGGCCGGCACGCTCGCCGACGCGGCCCGCCGCCTCACGAAACTGCGCTGGGTGCAGTCGCTGGCCGCCGGCCCGGACATGGTGCTGGAGGCCGGGTTCGCGCCGGACGTCCTCGTCACGGCCGGTCTCGGCCTGCACGACCACACCGTCACCGAGCACACCCTGGCCATGGTCCTGGCCGCGGCGCGGCGGCTGAACCTGCTGGTCCGGGCCCAGATCGGGCGCCGCTGGGCGGAGGAGCTGGGCGGGATCCAGCCGGTGCGCCAGCCGGTTGCGTTCCGTACGCTGCGCGACGCGAACGTGGTGATCTGGGGCTTCGGCGGGATCGCCGGGACCCTGGCGCCGCTGCTGACCGCGCTCGGCGCCCGGGTGACCGGGGTGGCCCGCAGCGCCGGCACCCGGCACGGATTCCCGGTGGTCACGGCGGACGACCTGCCGTGGCTGCTGCCCGCCACGGATCTGCTGATCTCGATCCTTCCGGCAACCCCCGCCACGGTACGGGCGATCGACGCCCGCATCCTGAACTACCTCCAGCCGCACGCCTGGGTGGTGAACGTCGGCCGGGGGGCCACGCTGGACGAGGTGGCGCTGCTCAACGCGATCCGCTCCGGGCGGCTCGCCGGCGCCGCGCTGGACGTCTTCGCCACCGAGCCGCTGCCCGAGAGCTCGGGTCTCTGGGACGAGCCCAACGTGATCATCACCCCGCACGCGGCGGGCGGCCGGCCGATCGGGGCGGAGCAGCTGATCATGGAGAACGTGGCGGCGTACCGGGAGGGCCGCCCGCTGCGCAACCTGGTGTCACGCTGA
- a CDS encoding EamA family transporter: MVWTMTLAGIAALAWGSSDFVAGVCARRMPIRTVLIGSKLAGMLFAVAFLAVRGQPLAADARLFLTAAAAGAIGLPAMGLLYRAMRDGSLAVVAPVAAVAALVPVAWGLMHGETFGPAAAAGGVAALAGITLASWPVTPSRPGDPLRGHHSPATVKTAVCGAGAALGFGLYFVLLHEAAPGDPSGATAYVRIAGGTLALLVLLARPIRSPAPSVPRGRSVWLLPAVVGVLDTVADGAFAFAAAAGTIGTAAILASMYPAVTVLLTTAVLRERLPRVHLVGVLSALVAVACLAV; encoded by the coding sequence GTGGTGTGGACGATGACGCTCGCCGGGATCGCCGCGCTCGCGTGGGGAAGCTCGGACTTCGTGGCCGGTGTCTGCGCCCGGCGGATGCCGATCCGGACCGTCCTGATCGGCTCCAAGCTGGCCGGCATGCTCTTCGCCGTCGCCTTCCTGGCGGTGCGCGGGCAGCCGCTCGCCGCGGACGCCCGGCTGTTCCTGACCGCCGCGGCCGCCGGGGCGATCGGCCTGCCGGCGATGGGTCTGCTCTACCGGGCCATGCGCGACGGCAGCCTCGCCGTGGTCGCTCCGGTGGCCGCCGTGGCCGCCCTGGTCCCGGTCGCCTGGGGCCTGATGCACGGCGAGACCTTCGGCCCGGCCGCCGCGGCGGGCGGGGTGGCCGCGCTGGCCGGTATCACCCTGGCGAGCTGGCCGGTGACTCCGAGCCGTCCGGGCGACCCGCTCCGGGGACACCACTCACCCGCGACGGTGAAGACGGCGGTCTGCGGCGCGGGCGCGGCGCTCGGATTCGGCCTCTACTTCGTCCTGCTCCACGAGGCGGCGCCGGGCGACCCGTCCGGGGCCACCGCGTACGTCCGGATCGCCGGCGGGACCCTCGCCCTGCTGGTGCTCCTCGCCCGGCCGATCCGGTCACCGGCGCCAAGCGTGCCGCGCGGCCGGTCGGTGTGGCTGCTGCCGGCGGTCGTGGGCGTGCTCGACACGGTCGCGGACGGCGCGTTCGCGTTCGCGGCGGCGGCGGGGACGATCGGGACGGCGGCGATCCTCGCCTCGATGTACCCGGCCGTGACGGTCCTGCTCACCACCGCCGTGCTGCGGGAGCGGCTGCCGCGCGTGCATCTGGTCGGCGTGCTCAGCGCCCTGGTCGCGGTCGCCTGCCTGGCGGTCTGA
- a CDS encoding PhoX family protein has translation MSDLSRRLLPLLGNPGHSGGARDAMTCLYRCGNACDHPAPNSSANPYLGDIVSAGMSRRGVVQASAASALVLGLGGSLVSASPAAAATPVAHGGGHHKPVPQKAGKLTFQAVAPNTADAVTIPPGYQTSVVLRWGDPVVPGAPKFSLTQQTGASQSKQFGYNNDFVGVIPLPGEKNRALLVVNHEYTNEDLMFPGFVSQDALTSDQIEAAIAAHGLSVVEIERVGRTGQWKPAKGHRLRYNKRITALSTEFKLTGPAAGSAALRTAADPRGYTVIGTLNNCAGGVTPWGTVLSGEENFNQYFVGGDAVDAATKTKFNRYGITTTARYPSGSRKWDRVQERFDLAKHPNEANRFGWIVEVDPLNPGAPPRKHTAMGRFKHEGANVIVARSGHVVAYMGDDERFDYLYKFVSEKKYIKSDAPWARKHNLSLLESGTLYVAKVTGDSPAAEIDGTGKLPKDGRFDGKGVWIKLVSGNRSFVPGMTAADVLTYTRLAGDAVGATKMDRPEDVQPSLRTGKIYAAMTNNSNRGVGANAPADEANPRNANKHGHIFEIVEDCGDHTATKFTWSLPIVCGDPAAADTYFGGYDKSAVSPISCPDNVAFDSAGNLWISTDGNALGTNDGLFATPIEGKEKGHLKQFLTVPKGAETCGPFITSDDKSVFTAVQHPGEITGASVEKPASVWPDGDYAKPAVIVTWRTDGGPVGS, from the coding sequence ATGTCCGACCTGAGTCGCCGGCTTCTTCCGTTACTGGGCAACCCGGGCCACAGTGGCGGCGCGCGCGACGCGATGACCTGTCTGTACCGCTGTGGCAACGCGTGCGATCACCCCGCTCCGAACAGCTCGGCCAACCCGTACCTCGGCGACATCGTCAGCGCCGGGATGAGCCGCCGCGGCGTGGTCCAGGCCAGCGCCGCGAGCGCCCTGGTCCTCGGCCTCGGCGGCAGCCTGGTGAGCGCGAGCCCGGCCGCGGCGGCCACCCCGGTGGCCCACGGCGGCGGCCACCACAAGCCGGTCCCGCAGAAGGCCGGCAAGCTCACCTTCCAGGCAGTCGCGCCGAACACCGCCGACGCGGTCACCATCCCGCCGGGTTACCAGACCTCGGTGGTGCTGCGCTGGGGTGACCCGGTCGTCCCCGGCGCCCCGAAGTTCAGCCTCACCCAGCAGACCGGCGCCAGCCAGTCGAAGCAGTTCGGCTACAACAACGACTTCGTCGGCGTGATCCCGCTCCCCGGCGAGAAGAACCGGGCCCTGCTCGTGGTGAACCACGAGTACACCAACGAGGACCTGATGTTCCCCGGCTTCGTCAGCCAGGACGCGCTGACCTCCGACCAGATCGAGGCGGCGATCGCGGCCCACGGCCTCTCCGTCGTGGAGATCGAGCGGGTCGGCAGGACCGGGCAGTGGAAGCCCGCCAAGGGGCACCGGCTGCGCTACAACAAGCGCATCACCGCGCTGTCCACCGAGTTCAAGCTCACCGGCCCGGCGGCGGGGTCGGCTGCGCTGCGGACCGCGGCGGACCCCAGGGGCTACACCGTCATCGGCACCCTGAACAACTGCGCGGGTGGCGTCACCCCGTGGGGCACGGTGCTCTCCGGCGAGGAGAACTTCAACCAGTACTTCGTCGGCGGCGACGCGGTCGACGCGGCCACCAAGACCAAGTTCAACCGGTACGGCATCACCACCACCGCGCGTTACCCGAGCGGCTCGCGCAAGTGGGACCGGGTGCAGGAGCGCTTCGACCTGGCGAAGCACCCGAACGAGGCGAACCGGTTCGGCTGGATCGTCGAGGTGGACCCGCTGAACCCGGGCGCCCCGCCGCGCAAGCACACCGCGATGGGCCGGTTCAAGCACGAGGGCGCCAACGTCATCGTCGCGCGCAGCGGGCACGTGGTGGCGTACATGGGTGACGACGAGCGGTTCGACTATCTCTACAAGTTCGTCTCCGAGAAGAAGTACATCAAGAGCGACGCGCCGTGGGCGCGCAAGCACAACCTCTCGCTCCTGGAGTCCGGCACGCTCTACGTCGCCAAGGTCACCGGCGACAGCCCGGCTGCCGAGATCGACGGCACCGGCAAGCTGCCGAAGGACGGCAGGTTCGACGGCAAGGGCGTCTGGATCAAGCTGGTTTCCGGCAACCGCTCGTTCGTCCCGGGCATGACCGCGGCCGACGTGCTGACCTACACCCGCCTCGCCGGTGACGCGGTCGGCGCGACCAAGATGGACCGCCCCGAGGACGTGCAGCCCAGCCTGCGCACCGGCAAGATCTACGCGGCGATGACCAACAACAGCAACCGCGGTGTCGGCGCCAACGCCCCGGCGGACGAGGCCAACCCGCGCAACGCCAACAAGCACGGCCACATCTTCGAGATCGTCGAGGACTGCGGCGACCACACCGCGACCAAGTTCACCTGGTCGCTGCCGATCGTCTGCGGCGACCCGGCCGCCGCCGACACCTACTTCGGCGGGTACGACAAGAGCGCCGTCTCCCCGATCTCCTGCCCGGACAACGTCGCCTTCGACAGCGCCGGCAACCTGTGGATCTCGACGGACGGCAACGCCCTCGGCACCAACGACGGCCTCTTCGCGACGCCGATCGAGGGTAAGGAGAAGGGCCACCTCAAGCAGTTCCTCACCGTGCCCAAGGGCGCCGAGACCTGCGGCCCGTTCATCACCTCCGACGACAAGTCGGTCTTCACCGCCGTCCAGCACCCGGGTGAGATCACCGGCGCCTCGGTGGAGAAGCCGGCGTCGGTCTGGCCCGACGGCGACTACGCCAAGCCCGCCGTGATCGTCACCTGGCGCACCGACGGCGGCCCCGTCGGCAGCTGA
- a CDS encoding glycosyltransferase family 39 protein, producing the protein MTESRPMHSSDLPAVVDMPPARRWTAATWAIPGLLMLAISLVQAGRPVLSWDEVTSAEVSQRTVGQIVELARNLDAVFGCYYVFLHFWSGLAGTSEVALRLPSIVAMAGGVAVAAELGRRLFSARVGLVTGLILCLAPNTSRYAAEARPYAFACFFSVLAMLLLVVAVRRSSLYPWMGYGLSVTLLGLSHLLALTTLTAHAVLVGLVLLRERAGRRRLALTWGGAVAVALLPVLPIAYLGTHQESTQLHWVEPITLGRIRAMPAAVFGSREVAWLVIGMVVLAAWRPLRLLAPMAALVLGPTLTLAVVSVLASPMWVARYLLVILAPLAMLAAVALTNNDKFGRTRAVAVLLLVAFVAVPGQRAVRTPAAKVGPDYRAAARIIGEFQQPGDVLVYPPKNRNIRAGMDYYLNRLPTRPADPLVKVPSAETGWLIAEEHPELPEGYRRIWIVVGSRVADPVASRPSLRPMLTAEYQRIGLWQPKRATVALYERRG; encoded by the coding sequence ATGACCGAGTCGCGGCCGATGCACAGCAGTGACTTGCCGGCAGTCGTGGACATGCCGCCGGCACGGCGATGGACCGCCGCGACGTGGGCGATCCCCGGCCTGCTCATGCTGGCGATCAGCCTCGTCCAGGCCGGTCGGCCGGTGCTCAGCTGGGACGAGGTGACCTCGGCCGAGGTGTCCCAGCGGACCGTCGGCCAGATCGTGGAGCTGGCCCGCAACCTGGACGCGGTCTTCGGCTGCTACTACGTCTTCCTGCACTTCTGGAGTGGACTCGCCGGCACCTCCGAGGTGGCCCTGCGGCTGCCGTCGATCGTGGCCATGGCCGGCGGGGTGGCGGTCGCCGCCGAGCTGGGACGGCGGCTGTTCTCGGCCCGCGTGGGACTGGTCACCGGGCTGATCCTGTGCCTGGCGCCGAACACCTCCCGGTACGCGGCCGAGGCGCGGCCCTACGCGTTCGCCTGCTTCTTCTCGGTGCTGGCGATGTTGCTGCTGGTGGTGGCGGTGCGGCGCTCATCCCTGTACCCGTGGATGGGTTATGGGCTCAGCGTCACGCTCCTGGGCCTCTCCCATCTGCTCGCGCTGACCACCCTGACCGCGCACGCCGTGCTCGTCGGGCTGGTGCTGCTGCGGGAGCGCGCCGGGCGCCGACGGCTCGCGCTGACCTGGGGCGGCGCGGTGGCCGTGGCGCTGCTGCCGGTGCTGCCGATCGCCTATCTCGGCACCCACCAGGAGTCCACTCAGCTGCACTGGGTGGAGCCGATCACGCTGGGCCGGATCCGCGCGATGCCGGCCGCCGTCTTCGGCTCCCGAGAGGTCGCCTGGCTGGTGATCGGCATGGTGGTGCTCGCGGCGTGGCGGCCGCTGCGCCTGCTCGCCCCGATGGCCGCGCTGGTGCTCGGGCCGACGCTGACGCTGGCCGTGGTCTCCGTGCTGGCCTCGCCGATGTGGGTGGCGCGGTACCTGCTGGTGATCCTCGCGCCGCTGGCGATGCTGGCGGCCGTCGCCCTGACGAACAACGATAAATTCGGAAGAACCCGCGCGGTCGCCGTCCTGCTGCTGGTCGCCTTCGTGGCGGTGCCCGGGCAGCGCGCCGTTCGCACCCCCGCCGCGAAGGTCGGCCCGGACTACCGCGCCGCCGCCCGGATCATCGGCGAGTTCCAGCAGCCCGGCGACGTTCTGGTCTACCCGCCGAAGAACCGCAACATCCGGGCCGGGATGGATTACTACCTGAACCGGCTGCCCACCCGGCCGGCCGATCCGCTGGTCAAGGTCCCCTCCGCGGAGACCGGCTGGCTGATCGCCGAGGAACACCCCGAGCTGCCGGAGGGCTACCGGCGGATCTGGATCGTGGTCGGCAGCCGGGTCGCCGACCCGGTGGCGAGCCGCCCGTCGCTGCGCCCGATGCTCACCGCCGAATACCAGCGGATCGGCCTCTGGCAGCCGAAACGCGCAACGGTGGCGCTCTATGAACGGCGTGGCTGA